A genome region from Pseudomonas pergaminensis includes the following:
- a CDS encoding ATP-binding protein: MESAPDDLHEAASLDFAFGPFRVVPGKRLLTKDGAALDIGGRALDLLIALLERPGRVVSKRELISLVWPDIIVEEGSLRFHMTGLRRILGDGEDGARYINTQVGVGYAFVAPMERAARPLPAPYSHPRVANGVGRLPPRPSLIGRHADVALVMERLRQPKLFTIVGPGGVGKTSLAVETGHCRAEKDAVHFVDLAQVEDPDLVPIALASALGIAVQAEEPMQVLLAHLRAQRLLLIIDNCEHLIDAVCALVEQIQDAAPGVALLATSREPLRARGEHVYRLDPLAFPSELQDLSVEQLLGFPAVQLFVERVYASNAALALAPGDARLIADMCQRLEGMALPIELAAVRVAVHGVHATHALLGERFSLGWAGRRTALPRHQTLRAMLDWSYDLLSANERLVFERLAAFVGPFALEAASHIAADDWIDPVSVAATLDELAAKGLVTVNRSNATASYRLLEMTRAYAREKLQVRGPSEVHALAFRHAAYHMEQLKHLGDTPHAIFASATRLGCQLGNIRSALEWSFGPQGDPGLALPLAAASAQLFLHFSLLVECRTWCTRATELLELGYFGTPTEMELQAALGLVLMFTKGNSAAAEKALLRALDIAVSLGEHRSQLRLLGRLQIFYERIGDFKASLAWAERAVEISAVIAKPEAIAVAASLAGICYHLLGDQALARHALEHSLRNSVPSQRSLTIHYGFDHRNRTGLALARTLWLMGFPDQARRGAQQVETEAAALDHATTYCIALVWTLQIYIWTGDLHTAAERLHTFKSIAEANAFGPYIAAAMGFGAAVAIRAGQPGNAVAVLEETLARLHGMRYELLTTSFEIALAEGLILEGQFEKALVQVKATIEHCRHSGDAFPLPELLRLQASIHKAQVPGDNKRPETLLEESLSLSQQQGSRSWALRSAIDLAALWQAQGRGSEAQRLLGQHREQFSEGFDTQDLRLLQARLDDAQRT; the protein is encoded by the coding sequence GTGGAGTCCGCCCCTGACGACCTGCATGAGGCCGCGAGCCTGGACTTTGCCTTCGGCCCTTTTCGCGTGGTTCCGGGCAAACGCTTGCTCACGAAAGATGGCGCGGCATTGGATATCGGCGGTCGTGCCCTCGACCTGCTGATCGCCCTGCTCGAACGCCCAGGACGCGTGGTGTCCAAACGTGAACTGATCAGCCTGGTGTGGCCCGACATCATCGTCGAAGAAGGCAGCCTGCGTTTTCACATGACCGGGCTGCGCCGCATTCTGGGCGATGGCGAAGACGGTGCACGCTATATCAACACCCAAGTCGGCGTTGGCTACGCGTTCGTCGCGCCGATGGAGCGCGCGGCGCGCCCTTTGCCTGCCCCGTACAGCCACCCTCGAGTGGCCAATGGCGTCGGCCGCCTGCCGCCGCGCCCCAGCCTGATCGGGCGCCACGCCGATGTGGCGCTGGTGATGGAGCGGCTGCGACAACCCAAGCTGTTCACCATCGTCGGCCCAGGCGGCGTGGGCAAGACCAGCCTGGCCGTGGAAACCGGCCACTGCCGCGCAGAGAAAGACGCCGTGCACTTCGTCGACCTGGCCCAGGTCGAGGATCCGGACTTGGTGCCCATCGCCCTCGCCAGCGCACTGGGCATTGCGGTGCAGGCCGAAGAACCGATGCAGGTGTTGCTCGCCCACCTGCGTGCGCAACGGTTGCTGCTGATCATCGACAATTGCGAACACCTGATCGATGCGGTCTGCGCCCTCGTTGAACAGATCCAGGATGCGGCCCCGGGCGTGGCCCTTCTCGCCACCAGTCGCGAACCGCTGCGGGCGCGCGGCGAGCACGTGTATCGGCTCGACCCGCTGGCCTTTCCCAGCGAGTTGCAGGACTTGAGCGTTGAACAACTGCTGGGATTTCCCGCCGTGCAACTGTTTGTCGAGCGCGTGTACGCCAGCAATGCCGCACTGGCCCTGGCACCCGGCGATGCACGTCTGATTGCCGACATGTGCCAACGCCTGGAAGGCATGGCGCTGCCCATCGAATTGGCGGCAGTGCGCGTGGCGGTGCATGGCGTACACGCCACTCACGCCCTGCTCGGCGAGCGCTTTTCCCTGGGATGGGCCGGTCGCCGGACCGCGCTGCCACGGCATCAGACGCTGCGCGCAATGCTGGACTGGAGTTACGACCTGCTCTCGGCCAATGAACGCCTGGTGTTCGAGCGGCTGGCGGCATTTGTCGGACCGTTTGCCCTGGAGGCGGCCTCGCACATTGCCGCCGACGACTGGATCGACCCCGTCAGCGTGGCCGCGACCCTGGATGAGCTGGCCGCCAAGGGCCTGGTCACCGTGAACCGCAGCAACGCCACGGCCTCTTACCGCTTGCTGGAAATGACCCGCGCCTATGCGCGGGAAAAACTCCAGGTGCGGGGCCCATCCGAGGTGCACGCCCTGGCCTTCAGGCATGCGGCGTACCATATGGAGCAGCTCAAGCACCTGGGCGACACCCCTCACGCGATCTTCGCCAGCGCCACGCGGCTGGGTTGCCAGTTGGGCAATATCCGCAGCGCGCTGGAGTGGAGCTTCGGCCCTCAGGGCGACCCCGGCCTGGCACTGCCGCTGGCGGCGGCGAGTGCACAACTGTTCCTGCATTTTTCCCTGTTGGTGGAATGCCGCACCTGGTGCACCCGCGCCACTGAGTTGCTGGAACTCGGCTACTTCGGCACGCCCACCGAAATGGAACTGCAAGCCGCCCTGGGCCTGGTGCTGATGTTCACCAAGGGCAACAGCGCCGCCGCAGAAAAAGCCCTGTTACGCGCCCTGGACATTGCCGTGAGCCTTGGCGAGCACCGCTCGCAACTGCGCCTGCTGGGGCGTTTACAGATTTTCTACGAACGCATTGGTGACTTTAAGGCGTCCCTGGCCTGGGCCGAACGCGCCGTGGAGATCAGCGCAGTGATCGCCAAGCCGGAAGCCATCGCGGTGGCCGCCTCCCTTGCGGGCATCTGTTATCACTTGCTGGGGGACCAGGCGTTGGCGCGCCACGCGTTGGAACACTCCCTGCGCAACAGTGTGCCGTCGCAGCGCAGTCTGACCATTCACTACGGCTTCGACCATCGCAACCGCACCGGCCTGGCCCTGGCGCGCACCCTGTGGCTGATGGGCTTTCCCGACCAGGCCAGGCGAGGCGCCCAGCAGGTCGAAACCGAAGCCGCCGCGCTGGACCATGCAACCACCTATTGCATCGCGCTGGTCTGGACCCTGCAGATTTACATCTGGACCGGTGACCTGCACACCGCCGCCGAGCGCCTGCACACCTTCAAGTCCATTGCCGAAGCCAACGCCTTCGGCCCCTATATCGCCGCAGCCATGGGCTTTGGCGCGGCGGTCGCCATCCGCGCAGGCCAGCCCGGCAATGCCGTCGCCGTCCTTGAGGAAACCCTGGCCCGCCTGCACGGCATGCGCTACGAATTGCTGACAACCTCCTTCGAGATCGCCCTGGCCGAGGGCTTGATCCTGGAAGGGCAATTTGAAAAGGCCCTGGTACAAGTGAAGGCGACCATCGAACACTGTCGACACAGCGGCGATGCCTTCCCCCTGCCGGAACTGCTGCGCCTCCAGGCCAGCATTCATAAGGCACAAGTGCCCGGCGACAACAAACGGCCTGAGACACTGCTGGAAGAATCCTTGAGCCTGAGTCAGCAGCAAGGCTCACGCAGCTGGGCGTTGCGCAGTGCCATCGACCTGGCCGCGCTGTGGCAGGCGCAAGGTCGTGGCAGTGAGGCCCAGCGTTTGCTGGGCCAACACCGCGAGCAGTTTTCGGAAGGCTTTGATACCCAGGACCTGCGCCTGCTACAGGCGCGCCTGGACGATGCTCAACGTACCTGA
- a CDS encoding MFS transporter translates to MTSTDKHSLAAVLGLLVLSIALRPAIVSIGPILLLIQDQYGLSFTQAALLTSIPDVCMGVLALLAPGLSRRFGSDRCMIAALVLIGAACLLRAVSPNAALLLLNTFVISVGIAIAGALMGGWIKTHFAHRPAFFMGIYAAGLSVGATLSALFTAPITELAHSWRVGAGAWSLLSVTAVISWVWMARRFAAGAPRLAPAPARSIRLPWRNPQAWLVALYFGASQFVVYALFAWLAPSSTETAVTHLSAGTLLGLFTAVFAVASVGAGLIPGKAHDRRGLLAVCTLIALLGTAGMAFAPTAWPTLYVLLVAIGLGMAFTVGMTLPLDNASSPAQAGAWTVFMLFIGYLVAALGPLCFGALRDHSGNYSLAYAMLFAVLVFMLCLTPMLKPAQTNALAPHAAEAVRT, encoded by the coding sequence ATGACCTCCACTGACAAGCACAGCCTGGCAGCCGTCCTCGGCCTGTTGGTGCTGTCCATCGCCCTGCGCCCCGCCATCGTGTCCATCGGGCCGATCCTGCTGTTGATCCAGGACCAGTATGGGTTGAGCTTTACCCAGGCGGCGCTGCTGACGTCGATCCCGGACGTGTGCATGGGTGTGCTCGCCCTGCTTGCGCCAGGCTTGAGCCGACGCTTTGGGTCGGACCGCTGCATGATTGCGGCCCTGGTGCTGATCGGTGCCGCGTGTCTGCTGCGGGCGGTCTCGCCGAATGCCGCGCTGCTGCTGCTGAACACCTTTGTGATCAGTGTCGGCATCGCCATCGCCGGCGCGTTGATGGGGGGCTGGATCAAAACCCACTTTGCACACCGTCCGGCGTTTTTCATGGGTATTTATGCCGCAGGCTTGAGTGTCGGGGCCACCCTTTCTGCGCTGTTCACCGCGCCCATCACCGAACTCGCCCACAGCTGGCGTGTAGGCGCCGGTGCATGGAGCCTGTTGAGCGTCACGGCGGTGATCAGCTGGGTGTGGATGGCCCGGCGTTTCGCGGCCGGTGCGCCTCGGCTGGCGCCAGCACCGGCCCGGTCGATCCGACTGCCGTGGCGCAATCCCCAGGCGTGGCTGGTGGCGCTGTACTTCGGTGCCAGCCAGTTTGTGGTCTATGCCCTGTTCGCCTGGCTGGCACCGTCCTCCACGGAAACGGCCGTCACCCACCTGTCCGCCGGCACCTTGCTGGGGCTGTTCACCGCTGTATTCGCGGTTGCCAGCGTCGGCGCCGGCCTGATCCCCGGCAAGGCCCATGACCGTCGCGGCCTGCTGGCCGTCTGCACATTGATCGCGCTGTTGGGCACCGCAGGCATGGCGTTTGCGCCGACGGCGTGGCCAACCCTTTACGTGTTGCTGGTGGCGATCGGCCTGGGCATGGCGTTCACCGTGGGCATGACGCTGCCACTGGACAATGCCAGCAGCCCTGCACAAGCCGGTGCCTGGACGGTATTCATGCTGTTTATCGGCTATCTGGTGGCCGCCTTGGGCCCGCTGTGTTTCGGTGCATTGCGCGACCACAGCGGCAACTACAGCCTAGCCTACGCCATGCTGTTTGCCGTGCTGGTCTTCATGCTGTGCCTGACGCCGATGCTCAAACCGGCCCAGACCAACGCCCTCGCGCCGCACGCGGCCGAGGCTGTACGGACTTGA
- a CDS encoding AraC family transcriptional regulator, with product MKQDARAVGKPVEMNGRSEDYLDYQDVPRVLMALVRNQAAGAYNAPHTHRHGQLLYAVSGVMRAVAQGSLWFLPPKRALWIPAEEEHDQLMLTPVQMRSIYIQADAAAGFGDRCRIVDVSLLLRELILVLANEPIEYELEGRNSHVVALILSELAAARTLPLQIPWPLDRRLLMVCRAILETPGQTHTVAYWADQVGASSRTLIRLFLKETGLTYRQWVQQVRLACALERLENGEPIGRIAQDLGYVSASAFSAMFRRAIGVSPRDFLVRD from the coding sequence ATGAAGCAAGATGCCCGCGCCGTCGGTAAACCCGTCGAAATGAACGGACGCAGCGAGGACTACCTGGATTACCAGGACGTGCCCCGTGTGCTCATGGCCCTTGTGCGCAACCAGGCGGCCGGTGCCTATAACGCGCCGCACACCCATCGCCACGGCCAGTTGCTGTATGCGGTCAGTGGGGTGATGCGCGCCGTTGCCCAGGGCAGCCTGTGGTTCTTGCCACCCAAACGGGCACTGTGGATTCCCGCCGAAGAAGAACACGATCAACTGATGCTGACGCCGGTGCAGATGCGCTCGATCTATATCCAGGCCGACGCGGCCGCCGGTTTCGGTGACCGGTGCCGGATCGTCGATGTATCGCTGCTGTTGCGTGAGCTGATTCTGGTGCTGGCCAATGAGCCGATCGAGTACGAACTTGAAGGCCGCAATAGTCACGTGGTGGCGCTGATCCTCAGCGAGCTGGCCGCCGCGCGCACCTTGCCGTTGCAGATCCCGTGGCCGCTCGACCGCCGACTGCTGATGGTGTGCCGCGCGATACTTGAAACACCTGGGCAAACCCACACGGTGGCGTATTGGGCTGACCAGGTCGGCGCCAGTTCACGCACGCTGATCCGCTTGTTTCTCAAGGAAACCGGCCTGACCTACCGCCAGTGGGTGCAGCAGGTGCGCCTGGCCTGTGCCCTGGAACGGCTGGAGAATGGCGAGCCCATCGGCCGGATCGCCCAGGACCTGGGGTATGTGAGCGCCAGTGCCTTCAGTGCGATGTTTCGCCGCGCGATCGGCGTTTCACCGCGCGACTTTCTGGTCCGCGACTGA
- a CDS encoding sensor histidine kinase — translation MKRLRWPRSLASRLTLIFLTSLVIAHGLSFGLQFYERYQSAMSLMLGNFEQDISTSVAMLERLPAEERQAWLPRFEHATYRYQLDEGQPGQPMDMTTAPASVHSMVATLGQDYSLTFNIIPDKRPHYQAHLRLRDGTPLTIDVRPQVSPLSPWLPLLLGVQLLLLLGCTLLAVRTATEPLTRLANAVDRLDPNGGGARLDENGPTEVAYAAVAFNTLQERIATHIKERMQLLAAISHDLQTPITRMKLRAELMEESVEREKLWNDLSEMQHLVQEGLAYARSMDGTIEASRRVDLHSFLDSLVFDYQDVGKQVVLTAPTSTVIDTRPHALRRVLVNLVDNALKFGSDVTVNVEHHADAHLSIQILDRGPGIPEAQLPDVVKPFYRVESSRNRTTGGTGLGLAIAQQLAHTLQGGLTLYNREGGGLCAQLLLPRCQSPMPSVADQKVAR, via the coding sequence GTGAAACGGCTGCGCTGGCCGCGCTCCCTGGCCTCGCGCCTGACGCTGATCTTTCTGACCAGCCTGGTGATCGCCCACGGGCTTTCCTTCGGGCTGCAGTTTTATGAGCGTTACCAAAGCGCCATGTCGCTGATGCTGGGCAATTTCGAACAGGACATCAGCACCTCGGTAGCCATGCTCGAACGCCTGCCCGCAGAAGAGCGTCAAGCCTGGCTGCCTCGCTTCGAACATGCCACCTATCGCTACCAACTGGATGAAGGCCAGCCTGGCCAGCCGATGGACATGACCACCGCGCCCGCCTCGGTGCACTCGATGGTGGCCACCCTGGGCCAGGACTACAGCCTGACCTTCAATATCATCCCCGACAAACGCCCGCATTATCAGGCGCACTTGCGCCTGCGCGATGGCACGCCGCTGACCATTGATGTGCGCCCACAAGTCTCACCGCTGTCGCCCTGGCTGCCGCTGTTACTGGGGGTGCAGCTGTTGCTGCTGCTCGGCTGCACCCTGCTGGCCGTGCGCACCGCGACTGAGCCGCTGACACGCCTGGCCAATGCGGTCGACCGCCTGGACCCCAACGGCGGCGGCGCGCGCCTGGATGAGAACGGCCCCACCGAGGTGGCCTACGCGGCCGTGGCCTTCAATACCCTGCAGGAACGCATCGCCACCCACATCAAGGAACGCATGCAACTGCTCGCGGCTATTTCCCACGACCTGCAAACCCCGATCACGCGTATGAAACTGCGTGCCGAGCTCATGGAGGAGTCGGTGGAGCGGGAAAAACTCTGGAATGACCTCAGTGAAATGCAGCACCTGGTCCAGGAAGGCCTGGCCTATGCACGCAGCATGGACGGCACCATCGAGGCCAGTCGCCGGGTCGACCTGCATTCGTTTCTCGACAGCCTGGTGTTCGACTATCAGGACGTCGGCAAACAGGTGGTGCTCACCGCGCCCACCAGCACCGTGATCGACACCCGCCCCCACGCACTGCGTCGGGTGCTGGTGAACCTGGTGGACAACGCGTTGAAGTTCGGCAGCGACGTCACGGTCAACGTCGAGCACCACGCCGATGCGCATCTGTCGATCCAGATCCTTGACCGTGGCCCCGGCATTCCCGAGGCGCAACTGCCCGACGTGGTCAAGCCGTTCTATCGCGTCGAAAGCTCGCGCAACCGCACCACCGGCGGCACCGGGCTGGGCCTGGCCATTGCGCAGCAGCTGGCGCACACCCTGCAAGGCGGTCTGACCCTTTACAACCGCGAGGGCGGCGGGTTGTGCGCGCAGTTGCTGCTGCCTCGCTGCCAGTCACCCATGCCGTCAGTCGCGGACCAGAAAGTCGCGCGGTGA
- a CDS encoding response regulator gives MDHIDHIMIVDDDREIRELVGNYLKKNGLRTTVASDGRQMRALLDATAVDLIVLDIMMPGDGGLVLCRELRAGKHKATPILMLTARNDETDRIIGLEMGADDYLVKPFAARELLARINAILRRTRSLPPNLIVSEASRLVAFGKWRLDTTARHLMDAQGTIVNLSGGEYRLLRVFVDHPQRVLSRDQLLNLTQGRDADLFDRSIDLLVSRLRQRLLDDARDPAYVKTVRSEGYVFTYPVEILGEAS, from the coding sequence ATGGACCATATCGATCACATTATGATTGTCGACGACGATCGTGAGATCCGCGAACTCGTCGGCAATTACCTGAAGAAAAACGGCTTGCGCACCACGGTGGCCTCGGACGGTCGGCAAATGCGCGCCTTGCTCGATGCCACGGCGGTGGACCTGATCGTGCTCGACATCATGATGCCGGGCGACGGTGGGCTGGTGCTGTGCCGCGAGCTGCGTGCGGGCAAACACAAAGCCACGCCGATCCTGATGCTGACCGCACGCAACGACGAAACCGACCGCATCATCGGCCTGGAAATGGGCGCCGATGATTACTTGGTCAAACCCTTCGCCGCCCGCGAGCTGCTGGCGCGCATCAACGCCATATTGCGCCGCACCCGCTCACTGCCGCCCAACCTGATCGTCAGCGAAGCCAGCCGCCTGGTGGCCTTCGGCAAATGGCGGCTGGACACCACCGCACGCCACCTGATGGACGCCCAGGGCACCATCGTCAACCTGAGCGGCGGCGAATACCGCCTGTTGCGGGTCTTTGTCGACCACCCCCAGCGTGTACTGAGCCGCGATCAATTGCTCAATCTCACCCAGGGCCGCGATGCCGACCTGTTCGACCGCTCCATCGACTTGCTGGTCAGCCGCCTGCGCCAGCGCCTGCTGGATGACGCGCGCGACCCGGCCTACGTCAAGACAGTGCGCAGCGAAGGCTATGTGTTCACCTACCCGGTGGAAATCCTGGGAGAAGCCTCGTGA
- a CDS encoding catalase, with protein sequence MKKLTTAAGAPVVDNNHSQTAGPRGPVLLQDVWLLEKLAHFDREVIPERRMHAKGSGAFGRFTVTQDITRFTKADLFSHVGKTTDIFVRFSTVAGERGAADAERDIRGFAIKFYTEQGNWDLVGNNTPVFFLRDPLKFPDLNHAVKRDPRTHMRSARNNWDFWTLLPEALHQVTIVMSDRGLPQSYRHMHGFGSHTFSFISPANERFWVKFTWKTAQGIHNLTDEQASQVVGDDRESAQRDLYTSIEEGRFPQWTLHVQIMPEADAGTYAINPFDLTKVWPHQDYPLIEVGVLELNRNPDNYFADVEQAAFNPANVVPGISFSPDKMLQARLFAYGDAQRYRVGVNHHQIPVNAPRCPVNSYHRDGQMRTDGNAGSTLGYEPNSHAQWVEQPDFREPPLALEGSAAHWNHREDTDYFSQPGALFRLMSATQQQALFDNTARSIQGASPQAKARHIQHCTQADPTYGAGVARAIELLG encoded by the coding sequence ATGAAAAAACTGACGACAGCCGCTGGCGCACCCGTGGTCGACAACAACCATTCGCAGACCGCCGGCCCCCGCGGCCCCGTGTTGTTGCAGGACGTCTGGCTGCTGGAAAAACTGGCGCACTTCGACCGTGAAGTCATCCCCGAGCGCCGCATGCACGCCAAGGGCTCCGGCGCGTTCGGCCGGTTTACCGTCACCCAAGACATCACCCGGTTCACCAAGGCCGACCTGTTTTCCCACGTGGGCAAGACCACGGATATCTTCGTGCGTTTTTCCACCGTGGCCGGCGAGCGCGGCGCTGCCGATGCCGAGCGGGACATCCGTGGTTTCGCCATCAAGTTCTACACCGAGCAAGGCAACTGGGACCTGGTGGGCAACAACACCCCGGTGTTTTTCCTGCGCGACCCGTTGAAATTTCCCGACCTCAACCACGCCGTCAAACGTGACCCTCGCACCCACATGCGTAGCGCGCGCAACAACTGGGATTTCTGGACCCTGCTGCCCGAAGCCCTGCACCAGGTCACGATTGTGATGAGCGACCGAGGGTTGCCGCAGTCCTATCGACACATGCATGGTTTTGGCAGCCACACCTTCAGCTTTATCAGCCCGGCCAACGAGCGTTTCTGGGTGAAATTCACCTGGAAAACCGCGCAAGGCATCCACAACCTCACCGACGAGCAGGCCAGCCAAGTGGTCGGCGACGACCGTGAAAGCGCCCAGCGCGACCTGTACACCAGCATCGAAGAGGGCCGCTTCCCGCAATGGACGCTCCACGTGCAAATCATGCCGGAGGCGGATGCCGGCACTTATGCGATCAACCCGTTCGACCTGACCAAAGTCTGGCCGCATCAGGACTATCCGCTGATCGAAGTGGGTGTCCTGGAGCTCAATCGCAACCCCGACAACTACTTCGCCGACGTCGAACAAGCCGCTTTCAACCCCGCCAACGTGGTGCCGGGCATCAGCTTTTCGCCGGATAAGATGCTGCAGGCGCGCCTGTTCGCCTATGGCGACGCGCAGCGCTACCGCGTCGGCGTGAACCATCATCAGATCCCGGTGAACGCCCCGCGTTGCCCGGTCAACAGCTACCACCGCGACGGGCAGATGCGCACCGACGGCAATGCCGGCAGCACCCTCGGCTACGAACCCAACAGCCACGCGCAATGGGTGGAGCAACCCGACTTTCGCGAACCACCGCTGGCCCTGGAAGGCAGCGCTGCGCATTGGAACCACCGGGAAGACACGGACTATTTTTCCCAACCCGGCGCACTGTTCCGCTTGATGAGCGCCACCCAGCAACAGGCCTTGTTCGACAACACCGCGCGTTCCATCCAGGGCGCCAGCCCCCAAGCCAAAGCGCGCCATATCCAGCACTGCACGCAAGCCGATCCTACCTATGGCGCGGGTGTTGCCCGCGCCATCGAACTCTTAGGGTGA
- a CDS encoding Ohr family peroxiredoxin — protein MLSIEKILYSGHTSTTGGREGAGRSVDGRLGIKLSPPGAPGSGTNPEQLFAVCWSASLLAALRHACNARKILFPATAAIDAQVDLLHGAQGFFLQAHLSVSLPEIEPEVARQLIEAAHQNCPYSKATRRNIDVSFTLN, from the coding sequence ATGCTGAGCATCGAAAAAATTCTGTATTCCGGCCACACCTCTACCACAGGCGGTCGAGAGGGCGCAGGGCGTAGCGTGGATGGCCGGCTGGGTATCAAGCTCTCCCCGCCCGGTGCTCCGGGGAGCGGCACCAACCCCGAGCAACTGTTTGCGGTGTGCTGGTCGGCATCGCTCCTGGCCGCGCTGCGCCATGCCTGCAATGCCCGAAAAATCCTGTTTCCGGCCACGGCGGCGATTGATGCCCAAGTCGACCTGCTGCACGGCGCACAGGGTTTTTTCTTGCAGGCGCACCTCAGCGTTTCGTTGCCCGAGATAGAACCCGAGGTAGCCAGGCAATTGATTGAAGCGGCCCACCAGAACTGCCCCTATTCGAAAGCCACACGCCGCAACATCGACGTCAGCTTCACCCTGAACTGA
- a CDS encoding RNA polymerase sigma factor produces MTEGYRGNCLCKVGRLGNERLCTLMEHVLNGDRGAVWRLWDNVTPLLVAFYEGQAQAGRIRHENIQYLVREAFLAVLENAAGYDAATPFRAWLLEIARTTLLGYLPSTSVTPLLNSPSIQWAI; encoded by the coding sequence ATGACCGAAGGTTATCGCGGCAATTGCCTGTGCAAGGTGGGCCGTCTCGGCAATGAAAGGCTGTGCACATTGATGGAGCATGTGCTCAACGGTGACCGAGGCGCCGTGTGGCGACTGTGGGACAACGTCACACCGTTGTTGGTGGCTTTTTATGAGGGCCAGGCACAGGCCGGGCGGATTCGCCATGAAAACATCCAATACCTGGTACGTGAAGCCTTCCTGGCCGTGCTGGAAAATGCCGCAGGCTACGACGCTGCCACGCCGTTCCGAGCCTGGTTGCTGGAGATCGCCCGTACGACGCTGTTGGGATATCTGCCGTCCACCAGCGTCACCCCTCTGCTGAATTCGCCATCTATCCAGTGGGCAATTTGA
- a CDS encoding creatininase family protein, translating to MLLHMSTWAEIEQFLERSRTIVIPIGSNEQHGPIGLLGTDWMCPQIIAHQAQETSDILIAPTFNIGMAQHHLGFAGTITLRPSTFIAAIEDWVLSLVAHGFEKILFLNGHGGNIASIEAAFSQLYARASFARQSAGFALKLSNWWDLEGVGALANRQFPTGHGIHATPSEIAVTQWAYPDAIKSATYSPQIANSGPIREAHDFRARFPDGRMGSDPGQATPKKGGELVRLAAESLVRELEAFSHESTPLGPVSASTNNC from the coding sequence ATGCTTTTACACATGTCCACCTGGGCTGAAATCGAGCAATTTCTTGAACGCAGCCGCACCATTGTGATTCCCATCGGCTCCAACGAGCAGCACGGGCCCATTGGCCTGCTAGGCACCGACTGGATGTGTCCGCAGATCATTGCCCACCAGGCACAAGAAACGTCGGATATCCTGATCGCCCCCACCTTCAATATCGGTATGGCCCAGCATCACCTGGGCTTTGCCGGCACCATCACGTTACGCCCGTCGACGTTTATCGCGGCCATTGAGGACTGGGTGCTTTCCCTGGTTGCCCACGGCTTCGAGAAGATCCTCTTCCTCAATGGCCATGGCGGCAACATTGCCTCGATCGAAGCGGCATTTTCGCAACTGTATGCCCGCGCCAGTTTTGCCAGGCAATCCGCCGGGTTCGCCTTGAAACTGAGCAACTGGTGGGACCTGGAAGGCGTTGGCGCACTGGCCAACCGACAGTTCCCCACCGGCCACGGGATCCACGCCACGCCGTCGGAGATTGCGGTGACTCAATGGGCCTACCCGGACGCGATCAAGTCGGCGACCTATTCGCCGCAAATCGCCAATTCCGGGCCGATTCGCGAGGCCCATGACTTCCGCGCACGCTTCCCGGACGGCCGCATGGGCTCGGACCCGGGCCAAGCGACGCCGAAAAAAGGCGGTGAGCTAGTCAGGCTGGCGGCCGAAAGCCTGGTACGCGAGCTGGAGGCATTCAGCCACGAATCAACTCCGCTCGGCCCGGTCAGCGCCTCGACTAACAACTGCTAA